A segment of the Pirellulales bacterium genome:
GGTTCGGGTACTGATTGAGATTCCGCGTGAACTTGCGGATCACGCTGTTCACCGACTCGATCAGGTTCGTCGTGTACATCACCTTGCGAATCGGTCGCGGCATCTCGAACATCGGGGTGATGTGCGGCCACTTCAGCCGCCACTGTCTGGAGATTGTCGGATACTTGGCGTCCCACTTTTGAGCGAAAGAGCAATACGGGACAGGTCTACTTCCGGGAGAACGCCGCATGACGTTCTTACTTTCCGGGCGAAGCGAATCCAACGCATTTAGCCACTAAATATACATATGATAAACTCAC
Coding sequences within it:
- a CDS encoding transposase; its protein translation is MRRSPGSRPVPYCSFAQKWDAKYPTISRQWRLKWPHITPMFEMPRPIRKVMYTTNLIESVNSVIRKFTRNLNQYPNRDSALKMIYLAINEASKRWTKAIHSWKEALNHFAIMFQERMPKDLR